In one window of Tripterygium wilfordii isolate XIE 37 chromosome 1, ASM1340144v1, whole genome shotgun sequence DNA:
- the LOC120000024 gene encoding uncharacterized protein LOC120000024, with protein MSQPHHHPAPPPQQSDEPQTHLPAPLSLYKQHSWSPDIYREEAWLKRKGNSKNRRSKSVTDEDLDELKACIELGFGFDSPEIDQRLSDTLPALGLYYAVNKQYVDTLSKSSNTTSFSSTASEYDTPSPLGSPHTIFGPGENPQTVKTRLRHWAQAVGCSVKQFSG; from the exons ATGTCCCAACCGCACCACCACCCCGCGCCACCCCCACAACAATCGGATGAGCCACAGACGCATCTGCCAGCTCCGTTGTCGCTGTATAAGCAGCACTCATGGTCTCCGGACATTTACCGCGAAGAGGCGTGGCTCAAGCGGAAAGGAAACAGCAAGAATCGGCGAAGCAAGAGCGTCACGGATGAGGACCTCGATGAGCTCAAGGCTTGTATCGAGTTAGGTTTCGGGTTTGACTCGCCGGAGATAGATCAACGATTGTCCGATACTTTACCCGCTCTAGGGCTCTACTACGCCGTTAACAAACAGTACGTAGATACCCTTTCGAAATCGTCGAACACGACGTCGTTTTCCTCGACGGCATCCGAGTACGATACTCCGTCTCCCCTCGGAAGCCCCCACACCATTTTCGGTCCAG GTGAGAATCCACAGACGGTGAAGACGAGGTTGAGGCATTGGGCACAGGCGGTTGGTTGCTCGGTGAAGCAATTTTCCGGCtga